The nucleotide window CGGAGATACATCCTTTTCTTTACTGCTAAAAGAATCTCTCGAATTAATACTTAAAAAAATAGAAATTTTAAGAGAATCTTTAAGAAATCAGGCATTAAGATATAAACATACGCCGGTAATGGGGAGAACGCACGGAATACATGCAGAGCCGGTAACGTTCGGATTTAAACTCCTCATATTTTATGAAGAAATTAAAAGAGCCGAGGAGAGAATAAAAACGGCGATAAAATCGGTATCTTTTGGCAAACTGTCCGGTGCCGTAGGGAATTATGCCAACATTTCGCCCGAAGTAGAACAGGCGGCTCTCGATATTCTAGGGCTTAAACATATTTTATCTAATCAGGTTATACAGAGAGACGTTTATGCGGATGCTTTTTATTCCCTTGCCTCCATTGCCGCATCATGCGAAAAAATAGCTTTAGAAATCAGGCATCTAATGAGGACGGAAGTTGCCGAAGCCGAAGAGCCTTTTGCGCCTGGACAGAAAGGTTCGTCGGCAATGCCGCACAAAAAAAATCCTATAGTATCCGAAAACATTTGCGGGCTTTCCCGCGTAGTCCGTTCTAACCTTATAGCTTCGCTTGAAAATATACCGTTATGGCATGAAAGAGATATTTCGCATTCTTCAGTCGAGAGAATAATTGCGCCTGATTCTACGATTTTAGTATATTATATAGTTCATCAGCTGACTTATTTGATCGAAAATTTAATAGTCAAAGAAGAAAATATGTTAAAGAATATAAATTTGACTAAAGGCGTTATTTTTTCGCAAAAAGTTTTGCTTACCCTTATAGATAAAGGGATGCTAAGAGAAGACGCATATAAAATAGTGCAGGGTCTTGCCCATGAAAGCATCCGTTCGCAGATAGATTTCAGCGAACTGTTAAAAAAAGATGCATCCGTTTCTAAGCATCTTACGGCTCAAGAAATAGATGAATTATTCGACATTAATTATTATTTTAAATATATTAACTATATTTTCGACAGATACAATGCGGAATAAAACGGTAACGGTAAACGAGGAAAAAATGAATAAAAAAGCTTTTATAAAAATAATGCTGAAAGATGAAGTATTAGACCCTCAGGGTAAAGCCGTTTTGTCGGTTCTTAAATCCTCCGGTTACGATAACGTAAAAGACGTAAGAGTAGGCAAGTATATAGAGGTCGATTTTGCCGGAGAAGTAAAGGACGGACATGTCGCTCTAAAGGGAGAGGCAGAAGAGATTTCAGAAAAAATTTTGTCAAATCCCCTAATCGAAGAATTTACTATAGAAATTAAATAAAATTAAATATTACTTATGAATAATAAAAAAATAAAAGCCGGCATAACGGTTTTTCCCGGCTCGAACTGCGATGCCGACGTATATAGGGTTTTGAACGAAGTATTTGGGCTTAGCGCCTCGTTTATATGGCATAAAAATAAAATTAAAAATCTTGGCGAATATGATTTTATAGTAATTCCCGGCGGATTCTCCTACGGCGATTATTTAAGATCCGGCGCTCTTGCCGCCAGAAGTCCCGTAATGGAATACGTTAAAGACTATGCCTATAAAAGCGGTATAGTGTTAGGAATATGCAACGGCTTCCAGATACTTCTTGAAGCAGGTCTTTTAAACGGGGTTATGCTCACCAATAATTCTTTAAAATTTGAATGTAAAGACGTTTATTTAAAAACGCTAAATACGGAAACGCCTTTTACATGCGCTTTAAAAAAAGACTCTTTGCTAAAAATGCCTATTGCCCATCACGATGGGAACTATTTTGCGGAAAAGAAAATAATAAAAGGCTTAAACGATAAAAATGCCGTAATTTTTAAATATTGCGACGAAAACGGCGATATAACCGAACTTTCAAACCCCAACGGTTCTATGTATAATATTGCGGGCATTTCAAACGAAAACGGCAATATTATGGGGTTAATGCCCCACCCCGAAAGATCTTCCGAAAAAATACTCGGAAGCGAAGACGGAGGATATATATTTAAGTCTATCGTTAAATATGTAAAAGAAAGATAAAAAATAAAATACAGCCTTAATCCTGCAACTGAATTACAGAAAAACATTTGAATATGTTATAATAATTAAAAATGCGTAAGAAAAAGGTGAAGAAAAAGGTGTCAGATTTTATTTTACGCAGACGAATAGCAACAACTAACGATAAAAGATTTTGCGTAAAATTAATCTGACACCTTTTTCAAAATATAATAATTAGAAAAATAATAAAATTTAATATGGACAAAGATAACGTTAGCGCTAAAAAAAACGATATAAAAAAAACCGAAAAACTTTTCGGTTTGTCCGCGGAAGAATATGGCAAAATTTCGGAACTGCTCGGACATGAGCCGGATGCTTTTGAACTAGGTATATTTTCGGCTATGTGGTCGGAACACTGTTCTTATAAAAGTTCCAAAGTTTATTTGAAAACTCTGCCGACGGAAGGAGGCAAAGTTCTTATAGGACCGGGCGAAAATGCCGGAGTAGTGGATTTTGGAGACGGCGACGTACTTGTGTTTAAAATGGAAAGCCATAATCATCCTTCTTTTATAGAGCCTTTTCAGGGTTCGGCCACCGGAGTAGGCGGCATTATGCGCGATATCTTTACTATGGGAGCAAGGCCGGTAGCAAATCTAAATTCTTTAAGATTTGGAAGTTTTTCTCATCCAAGGACTCCTTATTATCTGTCGGAAGTCGTTAAAGGAATAGGTTTTTACGGAAACTGTATGGGCGTTCCGACCGTAGGCGGAGAAGTCGTATTCGACGAATGTTATAACGACAATATCTTAGTAAACGCTTTTACTATAGGTATAGCTAAAAAAGACGGAATATTTCTTTCCTCTAAGTGCGAAGTCGGCAATATAGTAGTTTATGTCGGTTCATCGACCGGAATGGACGGAATACACGGAGCTACTATGGCATCGGAAGAATTCGATTTAAAAAAGAACAAAAAAAGAAGCACCGTTCAAGTAGGGGATCCTTTTACGGAAAAACTTCTTCTAGAAGCATGCCTTGAAGCTATGGAAAAAAAACTTATAGTTTCTATACAGGATATGGGCGCCGCCGGTTTAACCAGTTCGTCGTTTGAAATGGCGGATAGCAGCGGAAAAGGAATGATTATAAATTTAGACGCAATTCCGTTAAGAACGTCCGAAATTACTCCGGTAGAAATGATGTTATCGGAATCTCAGGAGAGAATGCTGCTGGCATGCGGCAGGGATAAATTTAACGAATTAAAAGCGGTTTTCGACAAATGGGGATTGAATTGCGTCGAAGTAGGCGAAGTTATTAAGGAAAAAGAAATCAGATTTTTTTATAAATCAAAACTATATAAAACGTTAAGCGTAAATACCGTAGTAAACGGACCCGAATATAAAAGGCCGGTTAAAAAACCTGAGTACTTAAACAGCGTAAAACCGTTAAATATAGACAATTATAAAATACCGGAAAATTTTAACGATACAGCCTTCAAAATAATAACGCATCCTAATATAGCCTCTAAAAAAAGCGTTTTTACCCAGTACGATTATACGATAGGGACGGCTACCATTGTTCCGCCGGGCTTTTCCGCCGCGGTTTTAAGGGTTAACGTCGGAGGAGCAGGTAAAAAAGGCTTTTTGTTAAACGCAAGCGGAAACTCAAAATATACATATTTAGATCCGTTTACCGGAGGAGCGCTTGCCGTGACCGAGTGTTCGCGCAATATCAGCGCTTGCGGCGGATATCCGGCAGCTATTACCGACTGTCTTAATTTTGCAAGTCCCGAAGATCCCGAAGTTATGTGGCAGTTCGTAAATGCATTAGAAGGCATAAAATCTGCCGCATTAAAATTAAATACTCCTGTTATAAGCGGAAACGTTAGTTTTTATAACGAAACTGCAAAAAAAGACGGCGATAAAATGACGGTTCATAAAATTTATCCTACGCCGGTTATAGGCATGCTCGGTTTTATAGACGACGTCGAAAAAGCGGTAACCCCGTATTTTAAAAACGAAGGCGACGAAATTTATATTCTGGGCAGATTATCCGGCAATCTCGGCGGCAGTTTGTATATGGACTTAGAATACGTAAATTTTATGCAAAAACCTTCTAAGATAGATTTAGATTATGAAGTCCGACTTCAAAACTGCCTGAGGTCGTTAATAAATAAGGGATTATTAAAAAGCGCCTCTGATATTAGCGAAGGCGGAATTTTTGTTTCGCTGGCGGAGAGCGCAATAACGTCTCCAAATCAAACTCTCGGCTTCGCAGTAAATTACGATACCTCAAAAAGCGGCGTTAGAATAGACTCTTTCTTGTTTTCTGAATTCGAACAGGCGTTTATAATAAGCGTAGATAAAAAATTAAGCGGACCGCAAAAAACGGCTGTTTCGGAAATTTGCGCCGATTACGGAATAAAATTGGAAAAAATCGGCAATGTTAAAAAAGGCATAATGAAAATTAACGACAAAATAGACTTAAAAAGTGATAAAATAAAAGAAGGATATTTTTCCGTTATTTAAATTATTTATTTAATAATTATGGAAGAGATAAAAGACGAATGCGGCGTATTCGGTATATACAATAACGAAGAAGCCGCTAAAATAACTTATTTGGGACTTTACGCGCTTCAGCACAGGGGACAGGAGTCTTGCGGAATAGCATCGTCGGATATGAACGGCTTGTATTTTCATAAGAGTCTTGGTCTTGTAAACGACGTATTTAAAGAAAATACACTTTTGCAGCTCAAAGGAAAAAACGCCATAGGACATGTAAGGTATTCAACGGCAGGGGAAACGCTTCTTAAAAATGCTCAGCCTCTTGTCGCCGATTATTATTTCGGTTCAATAGCAGTAGCTCACAACGGAAATATTACCAACGCCCACATAATAAAAGACGAGCTTGAAGAAAACGGCTCTATTTTTTCATCTACTTCCGATACCGAAGTCGTTATACATCTAACGGCTTTATCTAAAGAAAACCTTCTTATAGACAGGATCGTAAGTTCATTAAAAAAACTTAAAGGCGCATACTCTTTCCTGTTTCTTTCTGAAAAAGAGATGATAGCCGCAAGAGATCCTTTCGGTTTTAGGCCTCTCGTTATGGGAATGCTTAACGGTTCTATAGTTTTTGCTTCGGAAACATGCGCTTTAGATCTTATAAATGCCGAATATATAAGAGACGTAAGGCCGGGCGAAGTAATACTAGTCAACGGCG belongs to Candidatus Acidulodesulfobacterium acidiphilum and includes:
- a CDS encoding adenylosuccinate lyase gives rise to the protein MIERYSLPEIAKVWSLENKYRTWLKVELAVCTAYNKIGKIPDTSYENIIRKAKFNVNEIQEIENVTKHDVIAFLTNVAKYVGEDSRFIHLGLTSSDVGDTSFSLLLKESLELILKKIEILRESLRNQALRYKHTPVMGRTHGIHAEPVTFGFKLLIFYEEIKRAEERIKTAIKSVSFGKLSGAVGNYANISPEVEQAALDILGLKHILSNQVIQRDVYADAFYSLASIAASCEKIALEIRHLMRTEVAEAEEPFAPGQKGSSAMPHKKNPIVSENICGLSRVVRSNLIASLENIPLWHERDISHSSVERIIAPDSTILVYYIVHQLTYLIENLIVKEENMLKNINLTKGVIFSQKVLLTLIDKGMLREDAYKIVQGLAHESIRSQIDFSELLKKDASVSKHLTAQEIDELFDINYYFKYINYIFDRYNAE
- the purS gene encoding phosphoribosylformylglycinamidine synthase subunit PurS, coding for MNKKAFIKIMLKDEVLDPQGKAVLSVLKSSGYDNVKDVRVGKYIEVDFAGEVKDGHVALKGEAEEISEKILSNPLIEEFTIEIK
- the purQ gene encoding phosphoribosylformylglycinamidine synthase subunit PurQ; the encoded protein is MNNKKIKAGITVFPGSNCDADVYRVLNEVFGLSASFIWHKNKIKNLGEYDFIVIPGGFSYGDYLRSGALAARSPVMEYVKDYAYKSGIVLGICNGFQILLEAGLLNGVMLTNNSLKFECKDVYLKTLNTETPFTCALKKDSLLKMPIAHHDGNYFAEKKIIKGLNDKNAVIFKYCDENGDITELSNPNGSMYNIAGISNENGNIMGLMPHPERSSEKILGSEDGGYIFKSIVKYVKER
- the purL gene encoding phosphoribosylformylglycinamidine synthase subunit PurL, which codes for MDKDNVSAKKNDIKKTEKLFGLSAEEYGKISELLGHEPDAFELGIFSAMWSEHCSYKSSKVYLKTLPTEGGKVLIGPGENAGVVDFGDGDVLVFKMESHNHPSFIEPFQGSATGVGGIMRDIFTMGARPVANLNSLRFGSFSHPRTPYYLSEVVKGIGFYGNCMGVPTVGGEVVFDECYNDNILVNAFTIGIAKKDGIFLSSKCEVGNIVVYVGSSTGMDGIHGATMASEEFDLKKNKKRSTVQVGDPFTEKLLLEACLEAMEKKLIVSIQDMGAAGLTSSSFEMADSSGKGMIINLDAIPLRTSEITPVEMMLSESQERMLLACGRDKFNELKAVFDKWGLNCVEVGEVIKEKEIRFFYKSKLYKTLSVNTVVNGPEYKRPVKKPEYLNSVKPLNIDNYKIPENFNDTAFKIITHPNIASKKSVFTQYDYTIGTATIVPPGFSAAVLRVNVGGAGKKGFLLNASGNSKYTYLDPFTGGALAVTECSRNISACGGYPAAITDCLNFASPEDPEVMWQFVNALEGIKSAALKLNTPVISGNVSFYNETAKKDGDKMTVHKIYPTPVIGMLGFIDDVEKAVTPYFKNEGDEIYILGRLSGNLGGSLYMDLEYVNFMQKPSKIDLDYEVRLQNCLRSLINKGLLKSASDISEGGIFVSLAESAITSPNQTLGFAVNYDTSKSGVRIDSFLFSEFEQAFIISVDKKLSGPQKTAVSEICADYGIKLEKIGNVKKGIMKINDKIDLKSDKIKEGYFSVI